Part of the Variovorax sp. PAMC 28711 genome is shown below.
AGATGCCCGAGGTCGCGATCCACGCCGCGCAGCGAATGGTTGCGCTGCAAGGCGACGCCGGCGTGGCGCGCAACTGGTTGTTGCCCGTGTGGAACCGCATGGTCGCGCAGCCGGACAGCGTGGGCGATTCCCTTCGCGTGAAGTTGACGCGCGCACTGGAGGCGGGGCTCGACTCGGTCGACGCCGAATGGCTGGCACGCATCGAGTTGGCGCAGCGCAACAATCCACGCGACGCCAATCTGCAGTACCTCGCCGGCATGGCCTGCATGAAGCGTCAGCTCTGGGGCAAGGCCCAGCAATTGCTGACGCAGGCAGGCTCCGGCCTCCAGGACGTCGGTCTTTGCCGGCGTGCCTGGCAGGCTTTGGCGGTGCTGGCCGAGGGCCGGAACGACCCTGATCAGGCCGCTGTGGCCTGGAAGCGTGCGGCCCAAACCGAAAACCCCTGAGCGCAGCTGAATTTGTAAGTGAGGTTTTGCTATTGAATTCGTAGCAAACAAAGCTTGCTCTGCAAGGCAAAAATGCTCATTTTGGTACTTTTTGGAGCTAGTTCGAAAGTTCGCATTTCTCTGCCAAACGACTTAGCACCAGAAACAATTTGGGCATCGGGCAGGAGGTGAGGTACATTCGTAACTGTTAGCAAAAGTATTCATTCTTGGGTGATCTCGGGGGTTTGGTTTGAAGCGAATTCATCAATCTGTTGTGTCGGTGGTCTCTGCACTTGCGGCAATCGCCTTGTCGGGGTGCGCGATCGGGCCCGGCTACATGTCAACTGCGGACGCAGCGCGCACCGCGAGCACGAAGCCGGTCGCCGCGACGACCGGGGTCGGCGGCGCCGACGCCGACCGTCCGCCGGAGGGCGTGCTTGCCGCCATCTCGCCAGAGCTCATCCGGACGCAGTTCGCTGCCCGTCCGAAGGGGCTGCCACCCAGCGTGGCAGCGCTGCTGGGCGAGCCGGAGGTCTACAAGATCGGGCCCGGAGACGTCATCGGCATCACGGTCTTCGATCACCCTGAAATCATCTCCAGCGCAGTTCCAGCCACCACCGTGGCCGATCCGGCCAGCGTCTCGCCGGCACCGGGTTTCATCGTGTCGAACACCGGGCAACTCAGCTTCCCGTATGCCGGCACGCTGCGTGTGGCCGGCATGAGCGTCCAGGAGCTGGAAGACACCATCACGAAACGGCTCGCGCGCGTGTTCAAGGAACCGCAGGTCAACGTCCGCATCCAGGCCTTCCGTAGCAAGCGCGCCTATGTCGAGGGCGAAGTCCGGCTGCCCGGTCTTCAGGTGTTCACCGACATTCCGATGACGTTGCCCGAAGCCATCAGCCGCGCCGGTGGCGTTTTGCCGACGACGGGTGACCGCTCTTTCGTGACGCTCACGCGCAGCGGCGCCACCACGGCGATCGACCTGATGGGCATGGCCGAGGTCGGCGTCGACCCGAGCCGCATTCCGCTGCACAACGGCGACATGATCACCGTGCGCAGCCGTGAGGACCGCAAGGTCACCGTCATGGGCGAAGTGCTTCGTCCGCAAGCCATGCCGATGCGCAACGGCCGCCTGAGCCTGAACGATGCACTCGGCGAAGCAGGTGGCGTGGATCTGGGCACGGCAAATCCGGCGCAGATCTACGTGGTGCGCAACCGGGTCGAAGGCGGGCAGTCGATCTTCCATCTGGATGCGAGCAATGCGACGGCGCTGGCCATGGCCGATGGGTTTGCACTGGAGCCGAAAGACGTCGTTTTCGTCGATCCGGTGCCACTCGTTCGCTGGAGCCGCGTGGTCAACCTGCTGCTGCCGAGCGCCCAGGGTGCCAACCTGATCCGCGCGACCTACAAGTAGGTCCGGCTCGAGCGGCCATGCAAAACATCCTCTTCGTGTGCACCGGCAACATCTGTCGCAGCCCGATCGCCGAAGGCCTGATGGCGGCGGCGTTGCCTGACGCGCGCGTGACGTCTGCCGGCACCGCGGCATTGGTCGGGCGTCCAGCCGACCCGCTTGCGCGCGAGCTGTTGCTTCGGCGCGATGTGCGGATCGACGCTCACCGGGCGAGGCAGCTCGACAGCGAGATGTGCACGCAAGCAGATCTGATTCTTGTCATGGAAGACGTGCATCGCCTTGAGGTGCGGCAGCGTTTTCCTTTCGCCAGCGGGAAACTGTTCCGGTTTCTCGGACCCCGTGGCGACGTGTTGGACCCGTACCACCTGGGTATCGACGCGTTTACGTGCGCCATGGCGCAAATCGAAGGTGGCGTGAAACAGTGGGTCGAGCGTATATGTCAACTCTCCAAACGATAAATCCCGCGGCGAATACGCGTTCGACGCTCGGGCCTTCCGGCGCCTACGCCAATCAGCAGCCAGCGGACGATGTGCTCGACGTCGGTCACTACCTGGACATCCTCGGGGCGAACAAATACCTGATCGCAGCGATCACGGTCGTCGCCCTGGCGA
Proteins encoded:
- a CDS encoding low molecular weight protein-tyrosine-phosphatase, which produces MQNILFVCTGNICRSPIAEGLMAAALPDARVTSAGTAALVGRPADPLARELLLRRDVRIDAHRARQLDSEMCTQADLILVMEDVHRLEVRQRFPFASGKLFRFLGPRGDVLDPYHLGIDAFTCAMAQIEGGVKQWVERICQLSKR
- a CDS encoding polysaccharide biosynthesis/export family protein; translated protein: MSTADAARTASTKPVAATTGVGGADADRPPEGVLAAISPELIRTQFAARPKGLPPSVAALLGEPEVYKIGPGDVIGITVFDHPEIISSAVPATTVADPASVSPAPGFIVSNTGQLSFPYAGTLRVAGMSVQELEDTITKRLARVFKEPQVNVRIQAFRSKRAYVEGEVRLPGLQVFTDIPMTLPEAISRAGGVLPTTGDRSFVTLTRSGATTAIDLMGMAEVGVDPSRIPLHNGDMITVRSREDRKVTVMGEVLRPQAMPMRNGRLSLNDALGEAGGVDLGTANPAQIYVVRNRVEGGQSIFHLDASNATALAMADGFALEPKDVVFVDPVPLVRWSRVVNLLLPSAQGANLIRATYK